One part of the Nostoc sp. PCC 7120 = FACHB-418 genome encodes these proteins:
- a CDS encoding PIN domain-containing protein, with translation MSSSVLEYENSRNPFVVNQQSMDRYLQIAALRVLVDENIRNRAEQLEQEGVKAIDALHVACAEASQSDYFITCDKRLINRGQNLSITVINPNNFIFEVENDNKSN, from the coding sequence GTGAGTTCTTCAGTTCTAGAATATGAAAATAGCCGTAACCCTTTTGTGGTCAATCAACAATCAATGGATCGATACTTACAAATAGCTGCTTTGAGAGTATTGGTAGATGAAAATATTAGAAACAGGGCAGAACAGCTAGAACAAGAAGGCGTTAAAGCTATTGATGCACTTCATGTAGCTTGTGCAGAAGCTTCTCAAAGCGATTACTTTATCACTTGCGACAAGAGACTAATCAACCGAGGTCAGAATTTATCAATCACAGTCATCAATCCAAATAATTTTATTTTTGAGGTAGAAAATGACAATAAAAGTAATTAA
- a CDS encoding tetratricopeptide repeat protein has product MGRDEELQELHKLLQENNQVAIAAILGMGGLGKTELALQYAMTQRENYKGGLCWLQAKAENVGLQVVQFARTQLDLKPPEEFDLPAQVQYCWRNWREGNVLLVVDDVTDYQQIRPYLQGASSRFKVLMTTRQKLGAAIKQLSLDVLQPDAALQLLRSLLAETPERIERELDVAKQLCEWLGYLPLGLELVGRYLARKPDLSLSAMMQRLEKKRLEQPALVKPDADMTAQRGVQAAFVLSWQELAEDDRLLGCVLSLFAAAPIPWNLVEQCLPEKDEDELEEIRDDKLLNLHLLQRKGEGIYQLHPLLREFFQSKFTGLEQAEEFRRSFCGVIVAVAKQIPQTPTLEKINAVSLAIPHIAEVANNLIQYVSDENFILPFVGLGSFYQGQGLYSQAEPWKTQCLSTVQNRLGDNHPDVATSLNNLAELYYFQGKYDQAEPLYLQALELHKRLLGDNHPDVATSLNNLAYLYDSQGKYDQAEPLFLQALELHKRLLGDNHPDVATSLNNLAELYDSQGKYDQAEPLYLQALELRQRLLGDNHPDVATSLNNLAYLYRTQGKYDQAEPLYLQALELRQHLLGDNHPNVATSLNNLARLYDSQGKYDQAEPLYLQALELRQRLLGDNHPDVAASLNNLAYLYYSQGIYERAEPLYLQALELKQRLLGDNHPSVAISLNNLAKLYDSQGKYDQAEPLYLQALTIFEGSLGGNHPNTVRVRENLANLRDSL; this is encoded by the coding sequence TGTGCTGGTTACAGGCGAAAGCTGAGAATGTGGGCTTGCAAGTGGTACAGTTTGCCAGAACTCAGCTTGATTTAAAGCCACCAGAAGAATTTGATTTACCTGCACAAGTACAATACTGCTGGCGGAATTGGCGTGAGGGTAATGTGCTGCTAGTGGTGGATGATGTTACAGATTATCAGCAAATCAGACCTTACCTACAGGGCGCATCTTCCAGATTTAAAGTGTTGATGACTACCCGCCAAAAGTTGGGTGCAGCCATCAAGCAACTATCTTTAGATGTATTACAACCAGATGCAGCGTTGCAGTTGTTACGGTCTTTGCTGGCAGAAACACCAGAGCGAATTGAGAGAGAATTAGATGTAGCAAAACAGTTGTGCGAATGGCTGGGGTATTTGCCTTTGGGTTTAGAGTTGGTGGGGCGATATTTGGCGCGAAAACCAGATTTATCCTTATCAGCAATGATGCAGCGTTTGGAGAAAAAGCGATTAGAACAACCTGCACTTGTCAAGCCAGATGCTGATATGACAGCACAAAGGGGAGTGCAAGCCGCCTTTGTGTTGAGTTGGCAGGAATTAGCAGAGGATGATAGGTTATTAGGCTGTGTACTTAGTTTATTTGCAGCCGCACCCATACCCTGGAACTTAGTAGAACAGTGCTTACCAGAGAAAGATGAGGATGAGTTAGAGGAAATTCGGGATGATAAATTATTGAATCTGCATTTACTCCAGCGCAAAGGTGAAGGAATCTATCAACTACATCCCCTACTGCGGGAATTTTTCCAATCTAAGTTTACAGGTTTAGAGCAAGCGGAGGAATTTAGGCGATCATTTTGCGGTGTAATAGTAGCAGTTGCTAAACAAATTCCTCAGACTCCTACCCTTGAAAAAATTAACGCTGTTTCCCTTGCCATACCACACATAGCTGAAGTAGCAAACAATCTCATTCAATACGTCAGTGATGAAAATTTCATTTTGCCTTTCGTCGGCTTGGGTAGCTTCTATCAAGGACAAGGGCTATATAGCCAAGCCGAACCTTGGAAAACACAGTGTTTATCAACAGTACAAAACCGTTTGGGAGACAATCATCCCGATGTCGCCACCAGCCTCAACAACTTGGCTGAACTCTACTATTTCCAAGGCAAGTACGACCAAGCCGAACCCCTGTATCTCCAAGCTTTAGAACTCCATAAACGCCTGCTGGGAGACAATCATCCCGATGTCGCCACCAGCCTCAACAACTTGGCATATCTCTACGATTCCCAAGGAAAGTACGACCAAGCCGAACCTCTGTTTCTCCAAGCTTTAGAACTCCATAAACGCCTGCTGGGAGACAATCATCCCGATGTCGCCACCAGCCTCAACAACTTGGCTGAACTCTACGATTCCCAAGGAAAGTACGACCAAGCCGAACCCCTGTATCTCCAAGCTTTAGAACTCAGACAACGCCTGCTGGGAGACAATCATCCCGATGTCGCCACCAGCCTCAACAACTTGGCATATCTCTACCGCACCCAAGGAAAGTACGACCAAGCCGAACCCCTGTATCTCCAAGCTTTAGAACTCAGACAACACCTGCTGGGAGACAATCATCCCAATGTCGCCACCAGCCTCAACAACTTGGCAAGACTCTACGATTCCCAAGGAAAGTACGACCAAGCCGAACCCCTGTATCTCCAAGCTTTAGAACTCAGACAACGCCTGCTGGGAGACAATCATCCCGATGTCGCAGCCAGCCTCAACAACTTGGCATATCTCTACTATTCCCAAGGAATTTACGAGCGAGCCGAACCCCTGTATCTCCAAGCTTTAGAACTTAAACAACGCCTGCTAGGAGACAATCATCCCTCAGTCGCTATCAGCCTCAACAACTTGGCTAAGCTCTATGATTCCCAAGGAAAGTACGACCAAGCCGAACCTCTCTATCTTCAAGCTTTGACTATTTTCGAGGGAAGTTTAGGAGGGAATCATCCTAATACTGTGAGAGTGCGTGAGAATTTAGCAAATTTACGCGATTCTCTCTAA